Genomic DNA from Corylus avellana chromosome ca4, CavTom2PMs-1.0:
ACCGAACCCGCTCTACTTGTCTCATCTGCTTTCTGTGTCTCTCTGATCTTTGCTCTTGCACCAAGGTACGCCTTTCTCATTGTCTCTTTGCTCTTTCTCCTTATGTTTGTCTGCAAAAGCACAACATAACATTCTAAAACCAAAGCACAACTTTTTGTATTGACAATAGTTgtcatttctttcaaaaacttaaaagaacaGCATTACATAAAATCTTACCTCTTTGGGATTCCTGTTAAATAAATGGGATCGCACGTACTTGGTAACTTCATCTCCAACTTGAGGATCGAAAACTCCAAAAAACCACGTCTCAAGCTCTTCAATTTGCTCTCTCTGTACCACAACAGAGTCGGACTCAGCCTCATCTGAACCACTGCTTAATGATTGATCCTCCACAACATGATACCCATGTGATACTTGCATCATCCATGAAGGCCTCCTTGAAATCTTctgctttcttttcttgctCCCGCCTTCTCCTATCAGAAAGCGTTTCAGCCTGAGTCCCTATAAAACCCAGTAAATGTTTTAGCTAAAGAAAGAAGGGCTTGTAAGACCAACTTCTTGACATTAAATTTACAGAAAAATCTTTCAACTTTTACATTCATTTGACAGGATATACTTTACCTATTGATTGTAGAATCAAATTacttgaaataataataataataataaaaaagaaaaaaaaaaagatgaggaCAATAAATATCTTTATGATTCTtttagatcatatatatatatatttcgatTTATCATTCAGCAAAAATACCCTACTGCTCATGTGTTAGGGACTGATTTACATTAGGTGATAGGAGATTTTATTTTAGGATTATATCCAGCCCCCCTAGATAATCATCCTGGTTCGTGCCTGCGTGTGCATGAGTGTTTATAAGAACAATAAAGAAGAATCAACCAAAACTCCTTAAACCCAATAGTGTAAATTATCCGATTGACCAAGAAATCCAAGATAAAATATAAGGAAATAGCATATGCGTTCTTaagtgaaagagaaagaagaactGGGAAATTACAGGCCCACCTTGAGCATGAGATGAAGATCCTTGAGTCCCATATCTGTCCCTGAAATATGATCAGAGACGCTCTAGAAGATGATCACGAGAGAGCAGCAAATGAGAGATGGAGGAAGAAAGTTGaagcttttattttcttgcCTTGGTAATATTAAGTGGAGCTGTTTGACTTCAAATAACAAGTCTATAAAAGTCGGTTTCAGACTTTTTTGGGTTAACGCATTGAAGGAGAAAATTAAACATGTAACGGTCAGTTTCTCTGCTTTCTGTTGAGGCAGAAAATTTGGCAATCCTGTTGGGTAGATATACCGAATAACTCTCTACCTGAAAttggagactttttttttttttttgggtttctacTGTTCCTCAAACTTACCAGGTTTTTCTGTTTCATTTTTGATGGGGACCCGGACATCCTATGCAATATTCATGTTAACAGACCTCCTCAAATGCAGAGATTTGGCCGCCTGTTTTGCAGGTGAAATAGGTTGATGGTTAAGATTTTGCAGATTGTTTTCTTGGGTTGTTTTGCTAAAGTAATAATCGACCAATCAAGTGTCTACTGCATGCAGAGACGTCATAAATTGAGATTTGGTGAGATAGGTGAAGAGATTGATTAGATTTTTGTGCAGCTAGCAATATTGGTTTATGGATTTATGccttccaagttccaacccCACGCCATATGCTGGCTTTTTTACAAGCTTCAAATTTAAGCCACCACCTGCAAACTTCAAAGGTCGACAGTGGACGCCAAGTTGGTTTTGGGCCATCGCTATTAACTGCAAGTGGATGAAATCATTTTAAGGGGTTTAATATCCCATTAAAGTGCAATGAAATTCAGTAGCATTTTGTTTTCCTTGGCATTTGGTGGCACAAGTTAGTAAGCTCGGTTTGACGAGtctaactcgtttaattaatgggttgaaTTATGGTTAATAACCCTATCCTGAATTCGAAATGGACACATAAATACAAATTGATACCCCTACCGGAAGATTGAGCTCAAATTAGATTCAATGGGATTTTCAATAATTCACTGAAGTTATAATGGCAGTCTAGGCAAGTGGTGAATAAAtttgagtctattttttttactaaaatgaTCATTGCAATTGGAATAAATAAACCAATTTTTGACACAGGAGTCTTTTCTACCTTGACTTGTACTTAATTCCAAAGTCGAAGCATAGTTATATGTCCTTGTCAAGAAAATGCTTTTGACAATTAAAGATTCTAGAACTAGTACATATTATTAttaccacaatttttttttttttttttaattcttcctTTGGTTTTTGGGAGGGTCTTTTGGAGAGTTTGcctaattatttaatctaataCTAGTGGGAAAGGAACATGCAAGGCGTGCTTAATTCCTTGTGGTAGGTGTTCTTGTGATGCTTAATATTAAAACTTTAGTATtgtatgttaaaaaatatatatataatagaaagtTAACATCTAAATCAATacacaagcatatatatatatatatatatgtaagtaAACTAATAGCGTAATAGATTCAACCTGtcacattgaaaagaaaaataaggcATGAATTGGTTGAACATTAATAACTTAATTTGCTCTTGGCAACAACTATCACCATATATGAGAACTCTACAAGAGTCCCACTTGGAAAACGATAATTttaaggggtaattaccttttgcccatatgaactacaacgcattggcTCTTTTTTCCTATGAACTACCAATTATGACAcctgaccctatcaaactattatcttatgacaaaaagccccATTCCATCAGTCAAAAGGATTAAAGTTgacggtcaacggtcatgtgcaagtcatatGCCATATTAAATTTTTTCCTTCCACTTTTACCCTCACTTCAAACAGATAAAGTTAATATGTTTAGGAGGGTACAAGCGTCATTTTTTCGgtctgaagtgagggcaaaagtggaagaaaaaaaatttaaaatgacacatgGCTTGCACATGATCGTTGACCGTTAATTTTAACTTATTTGACTAACAGAATCagactttttgtcataagatggtagtttgatggagtCAGGTGttatagttggtagttcatggggggaaaGTGCCAAAGCGTTGTAATTCATGgaggcaaaaggtaattacccttaattttaagtAACTAACTTAATTTTgcttagtttttattattatttttattattttattttatatgaataagcttcattaaaaacacacacaaacaagGCTAAACCTGGACATGGCTACCCTTAAGCAGCCCACCCCACTAAGACAAATTTACAAACATCCCAAAAACAGCACACCCAAACAAATTACAAATCAACAACAAACAGAGGAAAGCATTAACAAAGTACTTTTTGCTCTAGTTTCTGAGCAAATAAATGAAGAGTTAAAAATAAACTCAAGGAAAATATACTGGGGAACGAACTACATGTATTTGGAAGCAATTCATCTAGACCCTAACAATGAAGACTACAAAATGAAACCTCATTTCATTGTTTAGTCCTTATTTTATGAAGATCAAACAGAACAATCTAACCCTAAACAATCTAACCATTGAAATAAACCCTTAAAAGCAACCCGAACATGAGCCTCCAACAAAACTAAGTTTTTTTAGATAATAAAGAATAGGGATAAACACAAATTGGTCtatgtggttggcctaattaCAGACCACTccttatgatataaaaaataatttataggtttatGTACTTGGCCTCAATTCCAAATCACTCTTcatggtataaaaaaaaaaaattttttatagatTATCAggataggccaaaataatagtttattccttgaaatcaatttccattaagtaacttaaccgtcatacccaataaaaacgcgatacatgttattattaatttcttactttaaaaaatgacaactaggatttttcacatcacTTTAGGACaccagctaagattacacaCCAGCCCTTACTCAAAGTCATACTGCTTCAGTAAATTAACTTAATCTCTTCTATCCTCGAAATTTTACCCTGTGCGTAAtcctctctcattttcatcttcctcgccACGATTTATGAGCATTTTGTGAGAATTTGACGGTCACAtcttctaaccattgaaaaataaataaaaataatattcaagttaataaagtgtgacaaagttttcctttaaattaagttggagaaaatttggttactctttttattaaattgaaatttgtctttagagcatggaaattgatttcagggagtaaattgttattttcgCATACCTtgagaacctataaattatttttatactgtagggagtaatttgtaatttaagccaaccacaatgaccaattttgcatttattcctaaagaatacaaacaagtaaacccaaatatacatcaatccaagaaaataaatataagccAAACATACATCAATAGATTCTAAAgcaattgaaagagaaaaatatccCTTACAATGGAGATGCATTTATCTAAGTTCAACATAAGCCTTGTGGAAAGGCTTTTGGTTATTATTTCCGAGCTAGGCTCGTAGCTTTAGTCGGGTTGAGCTTTATATAAGTTAGGCTCACGACCCTTAAATGAGTTTCGTCAAGTGTATGTGTCACTTAATAATCGAGTGTGTTTCTACAGTCACAAATCGAGTTTAAACGAGTGGATTAAGAGTCATAGTTTAGCTATTGTAGAACAAAGTGAAGACGAAAATGCTCTTGAAAGTTCTTCTAGAGGTTGTTCTGCTAGTGCTGCTGGGAGAAGAGTTAAAAGTGATAGGCCAATGTTCAATTAATGGAAGAAATGTTAAGAGTGATGGGTCAATGTCTCAATTAATTGTAAGAAGTGTTGATATGGTTCAACCTATTAAATATGAAATGGATGTATATTTAAAGGAGAGTGTTTTTATATGTGAAGATGGTTCGGATACGGATTTTGATACTTTAGAGCCGTGGAAAGTGAATAGCTTCAAGCATCGCAtcttaggggtgtcaaggcggttacggttagtagatttcactaaccgcaaccgctaaccgcctagcggttagtgaaatagataaccgcccgctaaccgctttttcaaaattgggtttttttgggcttttcgggccttttttttaccctcaatttttttgttgttgtatttttagtgtcttcttaggcctaattgctataaaaagagcccatattgaaaaataaaaaatatttgacccaaaatttacatttacttgtactttaaaaaaatttccttaaatattaaatcataactggttaacttttaaaaaaaaaaaaaaaatcaacacaacatataaaaaatagttcaaaattcagacaactgtcacaacatataatgataatacattaa
This window encodes:
- the LOC132179448 gene encoding putative protein phosphatase 2C-like protein 44, which gives rise to MGLKDLHLMLKGLRLKRFLIGEGGSKKRKQKISRRPSWMMQVSHGYHVVEDQSLSSGSDEAESDSVVVQREQIEELETWFFGVFDPQVGDEVTKYVRSHLFNRNPKETNIRRKSKETMRKAYLGARAKIRETQKADETSRAGSVSVLVINTEKLVTASMGNYRAVVSRNGVAHEIGSRDQKSSKRYWSRRLISVRKYLGKVASTKQSKGSDLLVGAERIDSSTEFVILASTGIWEVMNNQEAVHLIGHIEDPQEAAECLAKEALVRRSKSSISCLIIRFD